A section of the Lampris incognitus isolate fLamInc1 chromosome 8, fLamInc1.hap2, whole genome shotgun sequence genome encodes:
- the havcr2 gene encoding hepatitis A virus cellular receptor 1 homolog isoform X2, whose product MPSAWIYTFTAVYALIGCVLAHMETVVGVAGRTVTLPCHSTAMSQDGVGVCWGRGQPTVFTCQRAVIDTSGTTVLYRKSSRYTLSSRVSQGDVSLSIHQTRLSDSGFYHCRIQLPGLFNDQTSSIHLIIVNGGVTADPQLPVPSKPFIQTPVVTHMEAETTSYTTPSYTGSDVAGEETMVPKVAQVKTPKEEASLHLHRLEAFLGNTLRLAFVVFIPALLLLTAYRLLRSKHRDETFRRQTASDLEGIYHL is encoded by the exons ATGCCCTCAGCCTGGATCTACACCTTCACTGCTGTCTACGCCCTGATAG GCTGCGTCTTGGCCCACATGGAGACGGTGGTGGGCGTGGCAGGCAGGACGGTGACGTTGCCCTGCCACTCCACGGCGATGAGCCAGGACGGCGTGGGGGTGTGCTGGGGCAGGGGCCAACCCACAGTGTTCACCTGCCAACGAGCCGTGATAGACACTTCTGGAACTACAGTTCTCTACAGGAAGTCATCCAG GTACACTTTATCCTCCAGGGTGTCGCAGGGTGATGTGTCTCTGTCCATCCATCAGACCAGACTGTCAGACTCTGGTTTCTACCACTGCAGGATCCAGTTGCCCGGCCTCTTCAATGACCAGACATCCTCCATTCACCTCATTATCGTAAACG GTGGCGTGACCGCTGACCCACAGCTCCCAGTTCCCAGTAAGCCCTTCATACAAACACCAGTGGTTACTCACATGGAGGCGGAGACCACCTCCTATACGACTCCCA GTTATACAGGAAGTGATGTCGCAGGGGAGGAGACTATGGTGCCCAAGGTGGCGCAGGTCAAGACCCCTAAG GAGGAAGCCTCCCTTCATCTTCACAGACTGGAGGCTTTCTTAGGAAACACACTCAGACTGGCATTTGTCGTCTTCATCCCAGCCCTGCTACTGCTCACTGCCTACA GGCTGTTGAGATCCAAACACAGAGACGAGACCTTCAGAAGACAGACTGCCTCTGATCTGGAGGGTATCTACCACCTGTAG
- the havcr2 gene encoding hepatitis A virus cellular receptor 1 homolog isoform X1, whose amino-acid sequence MPSAWIYTFTAVYALIGCVLAHMETVVGVAGRTVTLPCHSTAMSQDGVGVCWGRGQPTVFTCQRAVIDTSGTTVLYRKSSRYTLSSRVSQGDVSLSIHQTRLSDSGFYHCRIQLPGLFNDQTSSIHLIIVNAGGVTADPQLPVPSKPFIQTPVVTHMEAETTSYTTPSYTGSDVAGEETMVPKVAQVKTPKEEASLHLHRLEAFLGNTLRLAFVVFIPALLLLTAYRLLRSKHRDETFRRQTASDLEGIYHL is encoded by the exons ATGCCCTCAGCCTGGATCTACACCTTCACTGCTGTCTACGCCCTGATAG GCTGCGTCTTGGCCCACATGGAGACGGTGGTGGGCGTGGCAGGCAGGACGGTGACGTTGCCCTGCCACTCCACGGCGATGAGCCAGGACGGCGTGGGGGTGTGCTGGGGCAGGGGCCAACCCACAGTGTTCACCTGCCAACGAGCCGTGATAGACACTTCTGGAACTACAGTTCTCTACAGGAAGTCATCCAG GTACACTTTATCCTCCAGGGTGTCGCAGGGTGATGTGTCTCTGTCCATCCATCAGACCAGACTGTCAGACTCTGGTTTCTACCACTGCAGGATCCAGTTGCCCGGCCTCTTCAATGACCAGACATCCTCCATTCACCTCATTATCGTAAACG CAGGTGGCGTGACCGCTGACCCACAGCTCCCAGTTCCCAGTAAGCCCTTCATACAAACACCAGTGGTTACTCACATGGAGGCGGAGACCACCTCCTATACGACTCCCA GTTATACAGGAAGTGATGTCGCAGGGGAGGAGACTATGGTGCCCAAGGTGGCGCAGGTCAAGACCCCTAAG GAGGAAGCCTCCCTTCATCTTCACAGACTGGAGGCTTTCTTAGGAAACACACTCAGACTGGCATTTGTCGTCTTCATCCCAGCCCTGCTACTGCTCACTGCCTACA GGCTGTTGAGATCCAAACACAGAGACGAGACCTTCAGAAGACAGACTGCCTCTGATCTGGAGGGTATCTACCACCTGTAG